In the Mauremys mutica isolate MM-2020 ecotype Southern chromosome 13, ASM2049712v1, whole genome shotgun sequence genome, one interval contains:
- the LOC123347345 gene encoding cytosolic phospholipase A2 gamma-like yields the protein MKDDVPNIAILGAGGGLRAMIALHGTLQELQKHGLLDTIMYLCGVSGSTWCMSYLYKSGDWTEKLQALEESMCARLSKYTWSVPKATKMLLEAAKDENYSLTEFWAYTVVYGMLHDLDKGHLSEQQSASENGNNPYPIYAAVDERSFSKVTEYSPATWFEFTPHEASFLGYGASVPMEYFGSEYKNGELKKQKEEKNMSYLQGLWGSAIGSETENEKVIKDIFFGFFKGEKDSYSPSKEGCPEGIVKGFPVPTTEPEAVLPTGAVTSSKLSD from the exons ATGAAA GATGATGTGCCCAATATCGCCatcctgggagctggtggaggacTGCGAGCCATGATTGCCCTTCATGGAACCCTGCAGGAGCTACAAAAGCATGGTCTCTTGGACACCATCATGTACTTGTGTGGGGTCTCAGGTTCAACTTG GTGTATGTCATATCTCTACAAAAGTGGGGACTGGACAGAGAAATTGCAGGCCTTGGAGGAAAGTATGTGTGCTAGACTTTCCAAATACACCTGGAGTGTcccaaaggcaacaaaaatgcttctCGAGGCAGCTAAAGATGAAAATTACTCCCTGACTGAGTTCTGGGCCTACACTGTGGTCTATGGAATGTTACATGAC CTGGACAAGGGACATTTGTCTGAGCAGCAGAGTGCTTCTGAGAATGGAAATAATCCCTACCCCATCTATGCAGCAGTGGATGAGCGGAGTTTTTCCAAAGTAACTGAATACTCTCCAG caaCATGGTTTGAGTTCACCCCCCATGAAGCCAGTTTCCTTGGCTACGGAGCAAGTGTACCCATGGAGTACTTTGGAAGTGAATACAAGAATGGGGAGCTAAAGAagcagaaagaagagaaaaacatGAGTTACCTACAAG GTTTGTGGGGAAGTGCCATTGGCAGcgaaacagaaaatgaaaaagtCATAAAAG atataTTCTTTGGCTTCTTTAAGGGAGAAAAAGATTCATATTCACCATCTAAAGAAG GGTGTCCGGAAGGAATAGTCAAGGGATTTCCAGTACCCACCACTGAACCTGAAGCTG TTCTTCCCACAGGAGCTGTGACCAGTAGTAAGTTGAGTGACTAG
- the LOC123348045 gene encoding olfactory receptor 14A16-like produces MSNQTILTEFLLLGFSDVRELQILHFVMFLVVYLVGLMGNLLIITAVVFDHHLHTPMYFFLVNLSILDFGSISVTIPKSMANSLINTRVISYPGCVTQVFLFLLFTATDLALLTIMAYDRYVAICQPLHYESIMNRRACVQMAASAWITGIVYSALHTGNTFRLPFCQSSVINQFFCEIPQLLKLTCSDSYLSEIGAIAFGMFLGSNCFVFIIVSYVQIFKAVLRIPSEQGRGKAFSTCLPHLTVVSLFLCTGFFEYMKPTSSSASNMDLMMGVLYSLVPPIMNPIIYSMRNKEIKAALKKLIAWRLITEN; encoded by the coding sequence atgtccaaccaaaccatcctgaccgagttccttctcctgggattctctgatgttcgggagctgcagattttacatTTTGTGATGTTCCTGGTGGTTTACCTGGTAGGCCtgatggggaatcttctcatcatcacagccgTAGTCTTCGACCAccatcttcacacccccatgtatttcttcctggtgAATCTGTCCATCCTAGACTTCGGCTCCATCTCCGTTACCATTCCAAAATCCATGGCCAATTCTCTCATAAACACCAGGGTGATTTCTTATCCTGGATGTGTCACCCaagtctttctctttctcctcttcaCTGCAACTGATCTTGCCTtactcaccatcatggcatacgaccgatatgttgccatctgccaaccactgcactatgagagcataatgaacaggagagcttgtgtccaaatggcagccagtgcctggattacTGGTATTGTCTACTCTGCCCTGCACACTGGGAACACCTTCAGGTTGCCCTTCTGCCAGTCCAGTGTCATcaaccagttcttctgtgaaatccctcAGCTACTCAAGCTCACCTGCTCTGACTCGTACCTCAGTGAAATTGGGGCTATTGCCTTTGGTATGTTTTTAGGTtcaaactgctttgtttttataattgtgtcttatgttcagatcttcaaagcagtgctgagaatcccttcTGAGCAAGGCCGaggtaaagccttctccacctgcctccctcacctcactgtggtctcttTGTTTCTTTGCACTGGCTTCTTTGAGTAtatgaaacccacctccagctcagcatCAAATATGGATCTCATGATGGGTGTTCTATATTCCCTGGTGCCTCCAATAATGAATccaatcatctacagcatgaggaacaaggagatcaaagctgcATTAAAGAAACTGATTGCATGGAGGTTAATTACTGAGAATTAA